GCTTGCAGCGGCTGCTACCAAGGGAGATATAACTGTCAAGAATGTTATCCCCAAGCATCTGGAATCAATCAGCGCCAAGCTTATTGAGATGGGATGTCAGGTTCACGAGTCAGATGATGCAGTTAGAGTAGTGGCGACCAGACGACTTCAGAATACTCATGTCAAGACACTTCCATATCCTGGATATCCGACAGATATGCAGCCACAGATTACAGTTGCACTTGGACTTGCAAGTGGTATCAGTATTGTAACAGAGAGTATTTTTGAGAATAGATTCAAATACGTAGATGAGCTTACCAGAATGGGAGCTTGTATCAAGGTTGAAGGTAGCACTGCTATTATTGAGGGTGTGGACAAATATACAGGAGCTGTAGTTTCAGCACCTGACCTTAGAGCAGGAGCTGCACTTGTAATTGCGGCGCTTACTGCAGAAGGTTATTCTACTGTTGAAGATATCAAATACATTGAGAGAGGCTATGAAGATTTTGATCAGAAGATTAGAGATCTTGGTGGTATTATCGAGAAGGTTGATTCTGACAGAGACGAACAGAAATTTAAAATGAAACATGCATAAATAAAGAATAATAAACCTGCTAATTGTCATATGACAGTTAGCAGGTTTTTAGCTTACAATAATTCTTTAATATAAACTCCTGGGCATTTACTCAGGTCAATGTAATCATCGCTGATTTTGATTGTCGGTTTAGCAAGAAAAGTCTTGTTTATGAAAACTATTTCTCCGATTTCGCCTGTGTTAAGTCTTACAGTTGACTGCAGATATGTATTGACAATGTTTTGCAAAAAGCAGATGATCATTTCTGCATCGTATTTCTGAAGACCTTCATCCTCAAGAGTCTGAAGCGCTATAAAAGGGCACATTGCCTTGCGATAGTATCTGGCACTTGTCATGGCATCATACACGTCGGCAATTGCAACAATCTTGGCAAATTTATCTATCTGAGGAGCTGTTAATTTGGCGGGATAGCCGGATTCATCACATCTTTCATGGTGCATAAGAGCAGCATTTTTGACATGTACACTTATGTCCAGAGTTTTGATGGCATCATATCCTTTCTGAGGATGAGTCCTCATTATTGCGAGTTCTTCGGGATTTAGCTTTCCGGGCTTGGTAACTATTTCCTCCGGTATACATATTTTGCCAATATCGTGAAAGAGTCCTGATAATGTGACTGTCTCAATTTCTTCATCGCTCCATCTGAGCCATTGAGCGAGAATATTAGATGAAAGAGCAACATTGATGCAATGTGTGTAAGTGGCATCATCATAGTCTCTAAGATTATTGAGCATAATAAATACGTCGGAAGTGGTCTTGCCCTTTTTAAGAAGACTGTACACGGGAGCTAACAGCAAATCTGTGTCTATTGCGGTGTTGCCAGCAACAATGTCTTTCATCGCATTTTCGAATTTATGTGCACAAAGCTCGAAGTCATGCTTAAAAGATTTGAACTCAGGTGATCTGCGAAGACGTTCAGAAGATGTGAGTCCGACATACTCCGGATCATCGGGATCTGAATAGATACTTTCATCTTCAACTTCTACTTCATATATTGAATAGAAGGTAAGCTTTGCAATCGCAGCCTCATCAAGGACTGCTCCTTTATTTAAAATTATATTAAGATTTTCGGTGACTACTTTTGAAGCAAGAACCATGCCGGGAAGTAGATCTTTGGTAAAAATCTTTTTCATATTCGCTCCGTTATTGCGCGCAAAAAAGCACGCTAATTTAATTCATATTATATTTTAGCGTTTTGGTGTTGACAAGTAGAGTAGGAAAAGCATAATATAAATTATATAAAATATAATTCTTCGGGGCAGGGTGAAAATCCCAACCGGCGGTATAGTCCGCGACCCACTTAAGTGGCTGATTTGGTGCGATTCCAAAACCGACAGTAGAGTCTGGATGAGAGAAGAATGCGAAATATTATTTATTTTGTGGTAGCCCCGGGTCTAGGTATTGCAGACTTGGAGCTTTTTCTTTTCCCTTGAATTCCAAACCCGATGGAGAAAAGGAGAAAAAATGAAAGAAACACAGACACTATTTGACACGATCAGGGGAAACCTTGGTACATTCCTGGCACTTGTCCTACTGGTTGTAGGAGCTATTGCTATTACAGTAGTTGTTGAGAAGATTGCAAGCAAGAGGGAAAAAGAGAGAACCGGAAGAAGCGAGGAAATGTTCAGCATCAGGAGAGTGGCCATTATCGGCGTATTCTCTGCCATAGCATTTGTTCTTATGTTCCTGGAGTTTCCGCTTCCATTTGCACCATCTTTTTATAAGTTTGATTTTAGTGATATTCCAGCGCTTATCGGTGGATTTGCTGCCGGTCCGATGGTTGGTGTTATGATCGAGTTTATCAAGGTAGCGCTTAACATTATCATTCAGGGAACAACATCAGGATTTGTTGGTGAAATTGCTAACTTTGTTGTTGGTGCTGCCTTTATTCTTCCTGCAACTATCATCTACAGATTCAAGAAAACCAGAAAGGTTGCACTTATCAGCTGCCTTGTAGGTACACTTACAATTGCTATTGTAGGCTCAACACTTAATGCTTTCTTCCTTCTTCCTGCTTATGCGATAATGTTTGGAAGCGGCATTGATGCATTTATTCAAATGGGAGCAGCGATAAATCCTGCAATTTCAAATGTATTTACATTCTGTTTGTTTGCAGTTGCACCATTTAACCTTGTTAAAGGAGTTGCGGATTCAGCCATCACATTCCTTGTATATAAGCAGCTCAGCCCAATCCTTAAGGCTGATCAGATGGCAGTTCCCAAGAAGGTAGCAAACAACGAAGCTTGAGTCTGCAATCAAGAGTGGGAGATAATTAGAATATTTGACTTACAGATAAGGCGTCCTTGATGGGCGCCTTTTTCATCGCCTTTTTTATAAGAAGTCAGAGTATAGTGTTTTGTGGTATACTACAAGTGGAAAAATAGTTTTTTAGCGAGGTTTGTATGGAAATTGTAACTAAGCATGAGACATTCAGCGCGCAGGAAACCTTTGAAATAGGCAGAAGAATAGGAGAGAACGCCCAACCGGGAATGGTTTATACACTTGTTGGTGACCTTGGTGTCGGCAAAACCGTGCTGACGCAGGGAGTTGCGAAGGGACTAGGTATTACGGGACCTGTCAGCAGCCCTACTTTTACGATATTACAGGTGTATGATGAGGGCAGAATACCTTTCTATCATTTTGATGTCTACAGAATTGGTGATGTAAGCGAGATGGATGAGATAGGCTATGAGGACTATTTCTATGGAGATGGAATCTGCTTTGTTGAGTGGGCCAATCTTATAGAAGAGCTATTGCCTGAACATTATACTGAAATTGTTATAGAGAAGAATCTGGAAAAAGGTTTTGACTATCGTTTGATAACCATGACCAAGAAATAAATAATAGATAAGAGTTGAGTATGAAAATATTAGGAATTGATACATCTGGACTTGTGGGAGCTGTGGCTGTTGCAGATGGCGATATGCTTGTTTCCCAGTTCTCAATCCAGTACAAAACAACACATTCAGAGATTTTAATGCCTATGATGGAAGACATCAGAAGTAAGATCAATCTTGACCTGTCAACCATCGATGCGATAGCTGTGGCTAAGGGACCGGGGTCTTTTACCGGGCTTCGTATAGGAAGTGCTACGGCCAAGGGACTTGCACTTGCACTTGATAAGCCGATCATTCCTATACCTACAGTTGACGCAATTGCATATAATCTCTATGGCGTTGAGAAGATAATATGCCCTATGATGGACGCTAAGAGGAAGCAAGTCTATACCGGGCTCTATACCTTTGTGCCCAATACTCCTGAAGGAAAGAGCTTCGAGAGAACCTTTGATATGCAGGTTATTCATGAGCAGTTTGCAACATCAATAGAGGATATTGTAGGACGGATCAATGAAATAGGTAAGCCTGTAGTCCTTTTGGGAGACGGAATTCCGGCGTACCACGATGAGCTTGAGAAACTTCTCAAGGTGCCGTATTCTATTGCACCTATGCATCAGAACAGGCAGAGTGGAGCAGCCCTTGTGGCGCTCGCAATGCAGTATGCGGCTCAGGGACGCATGATTTCCGGTGACGAGTTTGCTCCTGAGTACCTGAGATTATCCCAGGCTGAGAGAGAGGCTCAAGAGAAGGATAGCGGGAAGATAGCAGAAGACAGGGAAAAGAGAAAGCTCGAATCGCGTAAAACTCCGGGAATTGTCAGGATCAGGCCTATGACTGCTGAGGATATTGATGATGCAGCTCTTTTGGAAAAAGAGAACCTTGGCAAGGAGGCATGGAATGGCAAGCAGCTGCTTGACGCGCTTACAAGGGATGACACTTTTTATCTTGTGGCTGAGAAAGCCGGAAGAGTTGTCGGAATGTGCGGAGTACAGAATATTTCCGGAGACGGTGAAGTTACAAATGTCTCAGTTGCAAGAGATTGTCGCGGAGAAGGAATTGGCTACAAGATGCTCAAACAACTCCTTGAAAGAGGCAGAGGAATAGGCATCAAGGATTATACACTGGAAGTTAGAGCCGGCAATGAGCATGCCATAAGACTTTATGAGAGGCTTGGCTTTAAGAGTGAAGGAATTCGTCCGGGATTTTATGACGAGCCCAAGGAGGATGCTGCGATTTATTGGAAGCGTCTTGAACAGGAACAGTAATAGGATTTATTAGTAAGGAAAATAAGATTTATGATAGATGTTTGTTTACTTGGAACCGGCGGAATGATG
The sequence above is a segment of the Butyrivibrio proteoclasticus B316 genome. Coding sequences within it:
- a CDS encoding HD-GYP domain-containing protein is translated as MKKIFTKDLLPGMVLASKVVTENLNIILNKGAVLDEAAIAKLTFYSIYEVEVEDESIYSDPDDPEYVGLTSSERLRRSPEFKSFKHDFELCAHKFENAMKDIVAGNTAIDTDLLLAPVYSLLKKGKTTSDVFIMLNNLRDYDDATYTHCINVALSSNILAQWLRWSDEEIETVTLSGLFHDIGKICIPEEIVTKPGKLNPEELAIMRTHPQKGYDAIKTLDISVHVKNAALMHHERCDESGYPAKLTAPQIDKFAKIVAIADVYDAMTSARYYRKAMCPFIALQTLEDEGLQKYDAEMIICFLQNIVNTYLQSTVRLNTGEIGEIVFINKTFLAKPTIKISDDYIDLSKCPGVYIKELL
- a CDS encoding bifunctional tRNA (adenosine(37)-N6)-threonylcarbamoyltransferase complex dimerization subunit type 1 TsaB/ribosomal protein alanine acetyltransferase RimI; this translates as MKILGIDTSGLVGAVAVADGDMLVSQFSIQYKTTHSEILMPMMEDIRSKINLDLSTIDAIAVAKGPGSFTGLRIGSATAKGLALALDKPIIPIPTVDAIAYNLYGVEKIICPMMDAKRKQVYTGLYTFVPNTPEGKSFERTFDMQVIHEQFATSIEDIVGRINEIGKPVVLLGDGIPAYHDELEKLLKVPYSIAPMHQNRQSGAALVALAMQYAAQGRMISGDEFAPEYLRLSQAEREAQEKDSGKIAEDREKRKLESRKTPGIVRIRPMTAEDIDDAALLEKENLGKEAWNGKQLLDALTRDDTFYLVAEKAGRVVGMCGVQNISGDGEVTNVSVARDCRGEGIGYKMLKQLLERGRGIGIKDYTLEVRAGNEHAIRLYERLGFKSEGIRPGFYDEPKEDAAIYWKRLEQEQ
- the tsaE gene encoding tRNA (adenosine(37)-N6)-threonylcarbamoyltransferase complex ATPase subunit type 1 TsaE; protein product: MEIVTKHETFSAQETFEIGRRIGENAQPGMVYTLVGDLGVGKTVLTQGVAKGLGITGPVSSPTFTILQVYDEGRIPFYHFDVYRIGDVSEMDEIGYEDYFYGDGICFVEWANLIEELLPEHYTEIVIEKNLEKGFDYRLITMTKK
- a CDS encoding ECF transporter S component; amino-acid sequence: MKETQTLFDTIRGNLGTFLALVLLVVGAIAITVVVEKIASKREKERTGRSEEMFSIRRVAIIGVFSAIAFVLMFLEFPLPFAPSFYKFDFSDIPALIGGFAAGPMVGVMIEFIKVALNIIIQGTTSGFVGEIANFVVGAAFILPATIIYRFKKTRKVALISCLVGTLTIAIVGSTLNAFFLLPAYAIMFGSGIDAFIQMGAAINPAISNVFTFCLFAVAPFNLVKGVADSAITFLVYKQLSPILKADQMAVPKKVANNEA